A region of Pseudarthrobacter sp. NIBRBAC000502770 DNA encodes the following proteins:
- a CDS encoding RNA helicase, with protein sequence MKLVDQLSDLSVPNAAVDPDALYSRFVDWTESRSLSLYPAQDEAIMELATGANVILATPTGSGKSLVAIAAHFQAMAQGRRSYYTAPIKALVSEKFFALCDIFGAENVGMITGDSGVNQDAPIICCTAEILANIALREGSAAELGAVVMDEFHFYSDPQRGWAWQVPLLELPQAQFLLMSATLGDVSRFEEGLTALTGRATTTVSSAERPIPLHYYYHQTPVHETLEELLSTRQVPVYVVHFSQLEAIDRAQNLMSINVCTREEKDKIADLIANFRFAAGFGKTLNRLVRHGIGVHHAGMLPKYRRLVEQLAQAGLLKVICGTDTLGVGINVPIRTVLLTALSKYDGVRTRLLNSREFHQIAGRAGRAGYDTAGTVVVQAPEHVIENVKAMAKATAKFGDDQKKLRQVVRKKPPEGFVSWGEPTFKRLVESVPDPLTSSFTVTHAMLMNLMERPGDPFAAARRLLTENHEPRSSQLRLMKKALGIYRELLAAEVIERIPPEEQGPDGRTVRLTVHLQPNFALNQPLSPFALAALDLLDPESPSYALDVVSVIEATLEKPRQILSAQQKKARGEAVAAMKADGIDYDQRMAMLDEVTYPRPLAEILGEAFEVYRKAAPWVGDFELAPKSVVRDMYERAMNFGEFVQFYGLARSEGIVLRYLADAFKALRQTVPQDMLREDLADLTAWLGELVRQVDSSLLDEWEELASGVMPTPHDAPPPPPPSLTSNIRAFRVMVRNEMFRRVELFADEDATALGELDGASGWGAERWEDALDDYFDEHDDIGTGPDARGPGLLIITEERGTWKVRQIFDDPAGNHDWGISAEVDLADSDATGTAVVRVTVVNRL encoded by the coding sequence ATGAAACTCGTTGACCAGCTGAGCGATCTGTCCGTCCCCAACGCCGCCGTCGACCCCGACGCCCTGTACAGCCGCTTTGTGGACTGGACCGAGTCCCGGAGCCTGTCCCTGTACCCGGCACAGGACGAGGCGATCATGGAGCTGGCAACCGGGGCCAACGTCATCCTGGCCACTCCGACGGGATCCGGTAAGTCGCTGGTGGCTATCGCCGCGCACTTCCAGGCCATGGCCCAGGGCCGGCGAAGCTACTACACCGCGCCCATCAAGGCGTTGGTGTCCGAAAAGTTCTTTGCGCTCTGCGACATCTTCGGCGCGGAGAACGTCGGCATGATCACCGGTGATTCCGGGGTCAACCAGGATGCGCCCATCATCTGCTGCACGGCCGAGATCCTGGCCAACATCGCGCTGCGGGAGGGCTCCGCGGCGGAGCTGGGCGCGGTGGTCATGGATGAGTTCCATTTCTACTCCGACCCGCAGCGCGGCTGGGCCTGGCAGGTCCCGCTCCTGGAGCTTCCGCAGGCACAGTTCCTCCTGATGTCCGCAACCTTGGGTGACGTCAGCCGGTTCGAGGAGGGGCTCACGGCGCTCACGGGCCGCGCCACCACCACGGTGAGTTCTGCGGAGCGGCCCATTCCGCTGCACTACTACTACCACCAGACCCCGGTCCACGAGACGCTGGAGGAATTGCTGTCCACCAGGCAGGTGCCGGTCTATGTGGTGCACTTCAGCCAGCTTGAGGCGATCGACCGCGCCCAGAACCTGATGAGCATCAACGTTTGCACCCGGGAGGAAAAGGACAAGATCGCGGACCTCATTGCCAATTTCCGGTTCGCCGCCGGATTTGGCAAGACGCTGAACCGGCTGGTGCGGCACGGAATCGGTGTACACCACGCCGGCATGCTGCCCAAGTACCGCCGGCTGGTGGAACAGCTGGCCCAGGCGGGACTCCTGAAGGTTATTTGCGGGACGGACACGCTGGGCGTGGGCATCAACGTCCCCATCCGCACCGTGCTGCTCACCGCCCTGAGCAAGTACGACGGCGTCCGCACCCGGCTGCTCAACTCACGCGAGTTCCACCAGATTGCGGGCCGTGCCGGCAGGGCGGGTTACGACACCGCCGGGACGGTGGTGGTCCAGGCGCCCGAGCACGTGATTGAAAACGTCAAGGCCATGGCGAAGGCCACGGCAAAGTTCGGTGACGACCAGAAAAAGCTCCGCCAGGTGGTCAGGAAAAAGCCGCCCGAAGGTTTTGTGTCCTGGGGGGAGCCGACATTCAAACGGCTGGTGGAATCCGTCCCCGACCCACTGACGTCCAGCTTCACGGTGACGCACGCCATGCTGATGAACCTGATGGAACGGCCCGGCGACCCCTTCGCCGCCGCCCGGCGGCTGCTCACCGAAAACCATGAGCCGCGCTCCTCCCAGCTGCGGCTCATGAAGAAGGCGCTGGGAATCTACCGCGAACTCCTCGCCGCCGAAGTCATCGAGCGGATCCCGCCGGAGGAACAGGGCCCGGATGGCCGCACAGTCCGCCTGACGGTACACCTGCAGCCCAACTTCGCCCTGAACCAGCCGCTCTCCCCCTTCGCCCTTGCCGCACTGGACCTCCTTGACCCGGAGTCGCCGTCGTACGCCCTGGACGTGGTGTCCGTCATCGAGGCGACCCTGGAGAAACCCCGGCAGATCCTCTCGGCGCAGCAGAAGAAGGCCCGCGGCGAAGCTGTGGCGGCCATGAAGGCCGACGGCATCGACTATGACCAGCGGATGGCCATGCTGGACGAGGTCACCTACCCCCGGCCGCTCGCGGAAATCCTTGGCGAGGCGTTCGAGGTATACCGGAAGGCCGCGCCATGGGTGGGCGACTTCGAGCTCGCCCCCAAGTCCGTGGTCCGGGATATGTACGAGCGGGCGATGAACTTCGGCGAATTCGTCCAGTTCTACGGACTGGCCAGGTCGGAGGGCATCGTGCTGCGGTACCTCGCGGACGCCTTCAAGGCACTCCGGCAGACGGTGCCGCAGGACATGCTTCGTGAGGACCTGGCGGACCTGACCGCCTGGCTCGGGGAATTGGTCCGGCAGGTGGACTCCAGCCTCCTCGACGAGTGGGAAGAGCTGGCGTCCGGTGTGATGCCCACGCCGCACGACGCTCCACCACCCCCGCCGCCGTCGCTGACCTCCAACATCCGCGCCTTCCGGGTCATGGTACGGAACGAGATGTTCCGCCGCGTGGAGCTGTTCGCCGATGAGGACGCCACTGCGTTGGGAGAGCTCGACGGCGCCTCGGGCTGGGGTGCCGAGCGCTGGGAGGATGCGCTGGATGACTACTTTGATGAACACGACGACATCGGGACGGGGCCGGACGCGCGTGGCCCCGGTCTGCTGATCATCACCGAAGAACGCGGGACCTGGAAGGTGCGCCAGATCTTCGACGACCCTGCCGGCAACCACGACTGGGGCATCTCGGCAGAGGTGGACCTGGCGGACTCCGACGCGACCGGAACGGCCGTGGTGAGGGTGACGGTCGTGAACCGGCTCTAG
- a CDS encoding trans-aconitate 2-methyltransferase, translating into MKWDPAKYVQFDDHRNRPFFDLTGRIHADRPARVVDLGCGPGNLTASLAERWPEAQVVGLDSSAEMLARAARLAEVVPGLSFEQADIATWMPTGETDVVVSNAALQWVPGHRDLMRRWLDALRPGAWFALQVPGNFNAPSHSLMRELAASDRWSGKLGGVLRGGETVGESGDYLNILLDAGYAADAWETSYQQVLQGPDPVLEWVRGTALRPVMGVLGSEDAGRFESEYAAALREAYPSGPHGTVFPFRRIFAVGRKRG; encoded by the coding sequence ATGAAATGGGACCCCGCAAAGTACGTCCAGTTCGATGACCACCGGAACCGGCCGTTCTTCGACCTGACCGGCCGGATCCATGCCGACCGTCCCGCACGGGTCGTTGACCTCGGCTGCGGTCCGGGGAACCTGACCGCGTCCCTGGCCGAACGGTGGCCCGAAGCCCAGGTGGTTGGACTGGACTCGTCTGCCGAGATGCTGGCACGCGCGGCCAGGCTGGCAGAGGTCGTTCCGGGCCTGTCCTTTGAACAGGCGGACATCGCAACCTGGATGCCCACCGGGGAGACGGACGTCGTGGTCAGCAACGCAGCCCTGCAGTGGGTGCCCGGCCACCGGGATCTGATGCGCCGGTGGCTGGACGCCCTCCGGCCGGGAGCCTGGTTTGCCCTGCAGGTGCCCGGAAACTTCAACGCCCCGTCACATTCCCTGATGCGGGAGCTCGCAGCGTCTGACCGCTGGTCAGGCAAGCTGGGCGGCGTGCTGCGGGGCGGGGAAACCGTGGGGGAGTCGGGGGACTACCTGAACATCCTGCTCGACGCCGGCTACGCCGCGGATGCCTGGGAAACCAGTTACCAGCAGGTCCTGCAGGGGCCCGACCCCGTACTCGAGTGGGTCCGCGGCACCGCACTGCGCCCGGTCATGGGCGTCCTCGGAAGCGAGGATGCCGGGCGCTTTGAATCCGAGTACGCGGCGGCCCTGCGGGAAGCTTATCCGAGCGGACCCCACGGCACGGTCTTCCCCTTCAGGCGGATCTTCGCCGTGGGCCGGAAGAGGGGTTAG
- the uvrA gene encoding excinuclease ABC subunit UvrA, translated as MPKALAEETPAPSTSLAVPSAAPQRPDLSRLVVKGAREHNLRNVDLDLPRDAMIVFTGLSGSGKSSLAFDTIFAEGQRRYVESLSAYARQFLGQVDKPDVDFIEGLSPAVSIDQKSTSKNPRSTVGTITEIYDYMRLLWARVGRPHCPVCGEPVSKQTPQQIVDQLLELDQGTRFQVLAPVVRGRKGEFVDLFKELSAKGYSRARVDGNLVQLSDPPKLGKQFKHTIEVVVDRLVVKDGISQRLTDSIETALGLAEGRVLAEFVDVEADAPERIRAFSENLACPNEHPLAIDEIEPRSFSFNNPFGACAACSGIGTRLEVDEELIVPNPELSLSEGAIAPWSLGTATTEYWNRLLEGLAKEVGFSMTTPWEKLGKDVRQTVLHGKDHKVVVQYRNRFGRERKYSTGFEGAIQYVHRKHGETDSDWARDRYEEYMRQVPCPACNGARLNPASLSVLINGKSIAEVAALPMRDCAEFLNNLVLTGREAQIAHQVLKEIQARLTFLLDVGLEYLNLERPSATLSGGEAQRIRLATQIGSGLVGVLYVLDEPSIGLHQRDNRRLIETLTRLRDMGNTLIVVEHDEDTIHVADWIVDIGPGAGEHGGQVVHSGTYKELLDNRDSLTGDYLSGRKAIEVPKKRRKYDKKREIKVVGARENNLVNVDAAFPLGLFTAVTGVSGSGKSTLVNEILYKVLANKLNGAKQVAGRHKTIHGLEHLDKVVHVDQSPIGRTPRSNPATYTGVFDNIRKLFAETTEAKVRGYLPGRFSFNVKGGRCEACSGDGTLKIEMNFLPDVYVPCEVCHGARYNRETLEVHYKGKTIADVLNMPIEEGAEFFAAFSPIARHLNTLVDVGLGYVRLGQPATTLSGGEAQRVKLAAELQKRSNGRSIYVLDEPTTGLHFEDIRKLLMVLQGLVDKGNTVITIEHNLDVIKSADWLVDLGPDGGSGGGQIVAAGTPEQVAKSTTSHTGKFLAEILG; from the coding sequence GTGCCTAAAGCCTTAGCTGAAGAAACCCCTGCCCCCTCCACTTCCCTTGCCGTCCCTTCTGCTGCCCCGCAGCGGCCGGACCTCTCCCGCCTCGTGGTGAAGGGCGCGCGGGAGCACAACCTGCGCAACGTGGACCTCGACCTGCCGCGCGACGCCATGATCGTCTTCACCGGCCTCTCCGGTTCCGGCAAGTCCTCGCTGGCGTTCGACACCATCTTCGCGGAGGGCCAGCGGCGCTACGTCGAATCGTTGTCCGCCTACGCACGCCAGTTCCTTGGCCAGGTGGACAAGCCTGACGTCGATTTCATCGAGGGCCTGTCCCCGGCGGTGTCGATCGACCAGAAATCCACCAGCAAGAACCCGCGGTCCACGGTGGGCACCATCACCGAGATCTACGACTACATGCGCCTGCTGTGGGCCCGCGTCGGCAGGCCGCATTGCCCCGTTTGCGGTGAGCCGGTATCCAAGCAGACCCCGCAGCAGATCGTGGACCAGCTCCTGGAACTCGACCAGGGCACCCGTTTCCAGGTCCTGGCGCCGGTGGTCCGCGGACGCAAGGGCGAGTTCGTGGACCTCTTCAAGGAACTCAGCGCCAAGGGCTACTCCCGGGCGCGCGTCGACGGCAACCTCGTCCAGCTGAGCGATCCGCCCAAGCTGGGCAAGCAGTTCAAGCACACCATTGAGGTGGTGGTGGACCGACTCGTGGTCAAGGACGGGATCAGCCAGCGGCTCACCGATTCCATCGAGACCGCCCTGGGCCTGGCCGAAGGCCGCGTCCTCGCCGAATTCGTGGACGTTGAAGCAGACGCGCCGGAACGCATCCGGGCATTCTCGGAAAATCTTGCCTGCCCCAATGAGCACCCCCTCGCCATCGACGAGATCGAGCCCCGCTCCTTCTCGTTCAACAACCCGTTCGGCGCCTGTGCTGCCTGCAGCGGAATCGGCACCCGGCTGGAAGTGGATGAGGAACTCATCGTTCCCAACCCTGAACTGTCCCTCTCGGAGGGTGCCATCGCCCCGTGGTCGCTGGGCACTGCCACCACCGAATACTGGAACCGGCTCCTGGAAGGCCTGGCCAAGGAAGTCGGCTTCTCCATGACCACGCCGTGGGAGAAGCTGGGCAAGGACGTGCGGCAGACCGTCCTGCACGGCAAGGACCACAAGGTGGTTGTGCAGTACCGCAACCGCTTTGGCCGCGAACGCAAGTACAGCACCGGCTTCGAAGGTGCCATCCAATACGTCCACCGCAAGCACGGCGAGACTGATTCCGACTGGGCCCGCGACCGGTACGAGGAATACATGCGGCAGGTTCCCTGCCCTGCCTGCAACGGCGCACGCCTCAACCCGGCATCCCTGTCGGTATTGATCAACGGCAAGTCCATCGCCGAGGTCGCCGCCCTTCCCATGCGGGACTGTGCGGAGTTCCTGAACAACCTGGTGCTGACCGGACGCGAAGCCCAGATCGCCCACCAGGTCCTCAAGGAGATCCAGGCCCGCCTGACTTTCCTCCTGGACGTCGGCCTGGAGTACCTCAACCTCGAGCGTCCGTCCGCGACCCTCTCCGGCGGCGAGGCACAGCGCATCCGGCTCGCCACCCAGATCGGCTCGGGACTGGTGGGCGTCCTCTACGTTCTCGATGAGCCCTCCATCGGCCTGCACCAGCGGGACAACCGCCGCCTCATCGAAACCCTGACACGGCTCCGCGACATGGGAAACACCCTCATCGTCGTCGAGCACGACGAAGACACCATCCACGTGGCCGACTGGATCGTGGACATTGGGCCCGGCGCCGGGGAACACGGCGGCCAGGTAGTCCATTCCGGCACCTACAAGGAACTGCTGGACAACCGGGACTCGCTGACCGGCGACTACCTTTCCGGCCGCAAGGCCATCGAGGTACCGAAGAAACGCCGGAAGTACGACAAGAAGCGCGAGATCAAGGTGGTAGGCGCGCGGGAGAACAACCTTGTCAACGTTGACGCCGCCTTCCCGCTGGGACTGTTCACTGCGGTGACCGGCGTCAGCGGTTCGGGCAAGTCAACACTGGTCAACGAGATCCTCTACAAGGTGCTGGCGAACAAGCTGAACGGTGCCAAGCAGGTGGCCGGGCGGCACAAGACAATCCATGGCCTGGAGCACCTGGACAAGGTGGTCCACGTGGACCAGAGCCCCATCGGCCGCACCCCGCGCTCCAACCCGGCCACGTACACGGGCGTTTTTGACAACATCCGCAAGCTTTTCGCCGAGACCACCGAGGCAAAGGTACGCGGCTACCTTCCTGGCCGGTTCTCTTTCAACGTCAAGGGCGGCCGCTGCGAGGCATGCTCGGGTGACGGCACCCTGAAGATCGAGATGAACTTCCTGCCGGACGTGTATGTCCCGTGCGAAGTGTGCCACGGAGCCCGCTACAACCGGGAAACCCTGGAGGTTCACTACAAGGGCAAGACCATCGCCGATGTCCTCAACATGCCCATCGAGGAAGGTGCCGAATTCTTCGCCGCCTTCTCACCCATCGCACGCCACCTGAACACCCTGGTGGATGTGGGACTGGGCTACGTCCGCCTGGGCCAGCCGGCCACCACCCTCTCCGGCGGTGAGGCGCAGCGCGTCAAGCTCGCAGCAGAACTTCAGAAGCGGTCCAACGGCCGCAGCATCTATGTCCTGGACGAGCCCACCACGGGCCTGCACTTCGAAGACATCCGGAAGCTGCTCATGGTTTTGCAGGGACTGGTCGACAAGGGCAACACGGTGATTACCATCGAACACAACCTCGATGTCATCAAGAGCGCCGACTGGCTGGTTGACCTCGGACCGGACGGCGGTTCCGGCGGCGGCCAGATCGTTGCGGCAGGAACGCCGGAGCAGGTGGCCAAGTCCACCACCAGCCACACCGGCAAATTCCTGGCAGAAATACTCGGCTGA
- a CDS encoding ABC transporter ATP-binding protein yields MRRQLAGQRGHVWAIIVLQLVQAAANLLLPTVNAAIIDDGIVAGQPQVISRLGALMAAIAVVQAAAAIAACYVGALVAMKIGHRLRADIFNRIQSFSSQDVALFGTHSLTTRATNDVQQIQAFALLVFTMLFAGPAMGIGGIVLAVQQDVALSAVVIVIVPLLLLIMYSIVRRLIPLYREGQDLLDRSGGILREQIIGTDVIRSFVRQGHEMRRFADTNARLTANNLRSALLVAGMLPMIMLVVNISSVAVVWFGGHRIQAGLMNLGALTAFIAYIMQILLAIMMSMYVLMTAPRASACAERIQAVLDTEPSVSSSAAAGAQPRVDTIQPAAVSFQGVGFAYPGAEAPVLAEISFTAAAGTTTAIVGSTGSGKTTLLNLIPRFLDPTEGSVTLAGHDVRNLSLDQLRAAMAMVPQHSHLFTGTIADNLRMAAPAAPDHELWAALESAQAMRFMGDLPLGLATPVGQGGASLSGGQRQRLCIARALVRKAPVYLFDDSFSALDYDTDTRLRRALDGALADATVIIVSERISAVAGADLILVLDDGRLVAQGTHRELLETSATYREIAESQLALDGTL; encoded by the coding sequence ATGAGGCGGCAGCTTGCCGGCCAACGCGGGCACGTATGGGCGATCATCGTCCTCCAACTGGTCCAGGCAGCGGCCAACCTGCTGCTGCCCACCGTGAACGCGGCCATCATCGATGACGGGATCGTGGCCGGCCAACCCCAGGTGATCTCCCGGCTGGGTGCGCTCATGGCTGCCATCGCGGTGGTGCAGGCGGCAGCCGCCATTGCTGCCTGCTATGTCGGCGCGCTTGTTGCGATGAAGATCGGGCACCGATTGCGGGCGGACATCTTCAACCGGATCCAGTCCTTCTCCTCGCAGGATGTGGCCCTGTTCGGAACCCACAGCCTGACCACCCGCGCCACGAACGACGTCCAACAGATCCAGGCGTTCGCCCTGCTGGTCTTTACCATGCTCTTCGCCGGGCCGGCCATGGGCATCGGCGGGATCGTCCTGGCCGTCCAGCAGGATGTGGCCCTGTCCGCGGTGGTAATCGTCATTGTTCCGCTCCTCCTGCTGATCATGTACTCGATCGTCCGGCGCCTCATCCCGCTCTACCGGGAGGGGCAGGACCTGCTGGACCGGTCAGGCGGCATCCTGCGCGAACAGATCATCGGGACGGATGTGATCCGGTCCTTTGTCCGCCAGGGCCATGAAATGCGGCGGTTTGCGGACACCAACGCCCGGCTGACCGCCAACAATCTGCGGTCGGCGCTTCTGGTAGCCGGAATGCTGCCCATGATCATGCTGGTGGTCAACATCAGCTCGGTGGCCGTGGTGTGGTTCGGCGGCCACCGCATCCAGGCGGGGTTGATGAACCTCGGCGCCCTCACGGCTTTCATCGCCTACATCATGCAGATCCTGCTGGCCATCATGATGTCAATGTATGTGCTGATGACGGCGCCGCGGGCCTCCGCTTGCGCCGAACGCATCCAGGCAGTGCTGGATACGGAGCCGTCCGTCAGCAGCTCGGCCGCGGCCGGCGCGCAGCCCCGGGTGGACACAATTCAGCCGGCTGCTGTGTCTTTCCAGGGCGTCGGCTTCGCCTATCCGGGAGCTGAGGCCCCCGTGCTTGCGGAGATCAGTTTTACCGCCGCTGCCGGCACCACCACCGCAATTGTCGGCTCCACCGGAAGTGGCAAGACAACGCTGCTGAACCTGATCCCCCGTTTCCTCGACCCCACCGAGGGCAGCGTCACCCTGGCCGGCCACGACGTCCGGAACCTGTCCCTGGACCAGCTCCGCGCAGCCATGGCCATGGTGCCCCAGCATTCCCACCTGTTTACCGGGACGATCGCCGACAACCTGAGGATGGCAGCACCCGCAGCCCCCGACCACGAGCTCTGGGCGGCACTGGAGTCGGCGCAGGCCATGCGGTTCATGGGAGACCTTCCACTGGGGCTTGCCACCCCTGTCGGACAGGGTGGGGCCAGCCTTTCCGGCGGCCAGCGGCAACGGCTGTGCATCGCCCGCGCCTTGGTGCGGAAGGCGCCCGTCTACCTTTTCGACGACAGCTTCTCGGCCCTGGACTACGACACGGATACCAGGTTGCGGCGCGCCCTGGATGGGGCGCTTGCCGATGCAACCGTCATCATCGTGTCCGAACGCATCTCGGCCGTGGCAGGCGCAGACCTCATCCTGGTGCTGGACGACGGCCGCCTCGTTGCCCAGGGCACCCACCGCGAGCTGCTGGAAACGTCGGCCACCTACCGGGAAATTGCCGAATCACAGCTCGCGCTGGACGGCACCCTGTGA
- a CDS encoding GntR family transcriptional regulator, translated as MTAPDGFPGSWRPNPASSVALFEQLRLQVIHLADNGALAPGTRLPAVRALAEKLDVAPHTVARAYKELEAAGVVATRGRHGTVVSARDERLGDLSQAAAAYAAVAKSRGASFAEAVKLLAAAYDVP; from the coding sequence GTGACCGCCCCGGACGGGTTTCCAGGATCCTGGCGTCCCAACCCTGCCAGCAGCGTGGCGCTGTTCGAACAACTACGTCTCCAGGTGATCCACCTGGCGGACAACGGTGCGCTGGCGCCCGGCACCAGGCTCCCCGCCGTCCGCGCCCTCGCAGAGAAACTCGACGTCGCCCCGCACACCGTCGCCAGGGCATACAAGGAACTGGAGGCTGCCGGCGTCGTGGCCACCCGGGGCCGGCACGGGACAGTGGTTTCGGCCCGGGACGAGCGGCTCGGGGACCTCTCGCAAGCGGCCGCCGCGTACGCCGCCGTCGCCAAATCCCGGGGTGCCAGCTTCGCCGAAGCCGTGAAGCTGCTGGCTGCCGCTTACGATGTTCCCTGA
- a CDS encoding HAD hydrolase-like protein produces the protein MTSTTVPVIFDLDGTLVDPAGGITEGIASALRGLGLPVPGQDLLHAMIGPKLSDSLLNVANVPAEHLDEVVRLYREYYVAKGIAQSRLYPGIRGILESFAEAGRPVAVATQKPQRLARKVLAHHGIDGFFHGIHGSADDETAVEGVPLGKTQIIAAALRNLDTQHAIMVGDRAQDVSGAIANGLDCIGVVWGFAPDGELEEAGSVAVVSTGDELVAVIERLQAVHTSAMSGVGNDGNV, from the coding sequence GTGACTTCAACAACAGTGCCCGTGATCTTTGACCTGGACGGCACTCTTGTCGATCCCGCCGGTGGAATAACCGAGGGGATTGCCTCAGCCCTCCGCGGGCTGGGGCTCCCGGTTCCCGGCCAGGACCTGCTCCATGCGATGATCGGCCCCAAGTTGAGCGACTCCCTGCTTAACGTGGCCAACGTCCCGGCGGAACACCTTGACGAGGTTGTCCGGCTCTACCGCGAGTACTACGTCGCCAAAGGTATTGCGCAGAGCCGGCTGTACCCGGGCATCCGCGGTATCCTCGAGTCCTTTGCTGAGGCAGGCCGGCCCGTGGCGGTGGCAACCCAGAAGCCCCAGCGGCTGGCACGCAAAGTGCTGGCGCACCACGGCATCGACGGCTTTTTCCACGGCATCCATGGCTCGGCTGATGACGAGACAGCCGTGGAAGGCGTTCCGCTGGGAAAGACCCAGATCATCGCCGCTGCCCTGCGAAACCTCGATACCCAGCACGCCATTATGGTGGGCGACCGCGCCCAGGACGTGTCCGGAGCCATCGCCAACGGGCTTGACTGCATCGGCGTTGTCTGGGGATTCGCCCCGGACGGGGAATTGGAGGAAGCCGGATCCGTGGCCGTTGTCAGTACGGGGGATGAGCTGGTGGCGGTCATTGAGAGGCTGCAGGCTGTCCACACCTCGGCCATGAGCGGGGTGGGCAACGATGGAAATGTTTGA
- a CDS encoding ABC transporter ATP-binding protein: MTAGEPEAKEKEYRFWPTARRLLGLLVPFRLQMLGAVGATCAFAVLNVAAPKYLGDATDEVVAGVLQGSLDQRLGVLLAAVALMYVFASLFNWMQGALTARAVQGLMYGLRASVEEKLHRLPSTYFRGRSRGDVLSRATNDIDNIAQALNQVLTQLIVSVLMLCGSLAMMLWISPLLAAIAIATVPVSTLITVLVARRSQEHFARQWTETGELNSHVEEFISGHEVIKAFGRQEHAADVFSRSSRRLALAATKAQYAAGVVQPLMVLMSNLNYILVAVVGALQIIAGAMTIGGVQAFIQFSRLFSQPVGQIGGLLNVMQSCAASAARVFVLLDAGEDAPEHAGQSTRAPAGGRIVFDDVTFGYPGAVPAVRNLTFAVEPGQAVAIVGHTGAGKSTVVNLLMRFLEPASGTITMGGRDIAAIPRDQLRAHFGVVLQDSWLFDGSIRENIAYGLPGAPDAAIVAAAEATHADRFIRSLPHGYATVLENGGEPLSQGQRQLLTIARAQLAGRAVLVLDEATSSVDSRTELLIRQAMQRLRDGRTSFMIAHRLSTIRNADLILVMDHGRIVEQGTHESLLGADNYYAKLYDAQFAERDGRNEVLEGGL, from the coding sequence GTGACGGCAGGGGAGCCGGAAGCCAAGGAAAAGGAGTACAGGTTCTGGCCGACTGCGCGCAGGCTCCTTGGCCTCCTGGTGCCCTTCCGGCTGCAGATGCTCGGGGCCGTTGGAGCCACTTGCGCCTTCGCTGTCCTCAACGTGGCAGCCCCAAAGTACCTGGGTGACGCCACCGACGAAGTGGTGGCCGGCGTCCTGCAGGGCAGCCTCGACCAGCGGCTCGGAGTCCTGCTGGCAGCGGTGGCCCTGATGTACGTGTTCGCATCCCTGTTCAACTGGATGCAGGGGGCGTTGACCGCGCGGGCCGTGCAGGGGCTCATGTACGGGCTGCGCGCGTCCGTGGAGGAAAAGCTGCACCGACTCCCGTCCACTTACTTCCGGGGAAGGTCCCGCGGGGACGTGCTGAGCCGTGCCACCAACGACATCGACAACATCGCCCAAGCACTGAACCAGGTCCTGACACAGCTCATCGTCTCCGTCCTGATGCTGTGCGGCTCGCTGGCCATGATGCTGTGGATCTCGCCGCTGCTCGCGGCCATCGCCATTGCCACTGTCCCCGTCTCCACGCTGATCACCGTCCTGGTGGCCCGGCGGTCCCAGGAGCACTTCGCCCGGCAGTGGACCGAGACCGGCGAACTAAACAGCCACGTCGAGGAATTCATCAGCGGCCATGAAGTCATCAAAGCCTTCGGCCGCCAGGAACACGCGGCGGACGTCTTCAGCCGCAGCAGCCGACGCCTGGCGCTGGCTGCCACCAAGGCGCAGTATGCGGCCGGGGTGGTCCAGCCGCTGATGGTGCTCATGTCCAACCTCAACTACATCCTGGTCGCGGTGGTGGGGGCCCTCCAGATCATCGCTGGAGCCATGACCATCGGCGGAGTCCAGGCGTTCATCCAGTTCAGCCGGTTGTTCAGCCAGCCCGTCGGACAGATCGGCGGCCTGCTGAACGTGATGCAGTCCTGCGCTGCATCGGCGGCAAGGGTTTTCGTGCTCCTGGACGCGGGCGAGGACGCCCCGGAGCACGCCGGCCAGAGCACCCGCGCCCCGGCCGGCGGCCGCATAGTCTTCGACGACGTCACGTTCGGCTACCCAGGGGCTGTGCCCGCCGTGCGCAACCTCACCTTCGCCGTGGAGCCCGGCCAGGCGGTGGCGATCGTGGGACACACCGGTGCAGGCAAGAGCACCGTGGTGAACCTCCTGATGCGCTTCCTGGAACCCGCATCCGGCACCATCACCATGGGGGGCCGGGACATCGCGGCAATACCGCGCGACCAGCTGCGGGCCCACTTCGGTGTGGTCCTCCAGGATTCCTGGCTCTTCGACGGCAGTATCCGGGAAAACATCGCCTACGGACTGCCCGGCGCGCCGGACGCGGCGATTGTCGCAGCCGCGGAAGCCACCCACGCCGACCGCTTCATCAGGTCCCTGCCGCACGGCTATGCCACGGTGCTGGAAAACGGAGGGGAGCCACTCAGCCAGGGCCAGCGGCAACTCCTTACCATCGCCAGGGCACAGCTGGCCGGGCGCGCCGTCCTGGTGCTGGACGAGGCAACCAGTTCCGTTGACTCCAGGACGGAACTGCTCATCCGCCAGGCGATGCAGCGTCTGCGCGACGGACGGACCAGCTTCATGATCGCCCACCGTTTGTCCACCATCCGGAACGCTGATCTAATTCTCGTCATGGACCACGGACGCATCGTCGAACAGGGCACGCACGAAAGCCTGCTCGGCGCCGACAATTACTACGCGAAGCTTTACGACGCCCAGTTCGCCGAACGGGACGGCCGCAACGAGGTCCTGGAGGGCGGCCTGTGA